A part of Capsicum annuum cultivar UCD-10X-F1 chromosome 6, UCD10Xv1.1, whole genome shotgun sequence genomic DNA contains:
- the LOC107872895 gene encoding glycine cleavage system H protein, mitochondrial — MALRMWASSTANALRISTTNNLLAPSFSISRCFSTVIDGLKYASSHEWVKHEGGVATVGITDHAQDHLGEVVFVDLPETGGSVSQGSGFGAVESVKATSDINSPISGEIVEVNTKLSETPGLVNSSPYEDGWMIKVKPSSPSELESLMGSKEYTKFCEEDSH, encoded by the exons ATGGCACTGAGAATGTGGGCTTCCTCAACAGCCAATGCACTAAGAATCTCCACAACCAACAATCTACTTGCCCCTTCCTTTTCTATCTCTAGATGCTTTTCAACAG TAATTGATGGGCTCAAGTATGCATCTTCACATGAATGGGTGAAACATGAAGGTGGAGTGGCCACAGTTGGCATCACTGATCATGCTCAG GACCATCTTGGAGAAGTAGTGTTTGTGGATTTGCCAGAAACTGGTGGTTCTGTTTCCCAAGGAAGTGGCTTTGGAGCTGTTGAAAGTGTCAAAGCCACCAGTGACATTAATTCTCCCATCTCCGGTGAGATTGTTGAGGTCAACACAAAGCTTTCAGAAACGCCCGGCCTG GTAAATTCAAGTCCATATGAAGATGGATGGATGATTAAAGTGAAGCCAAGCAGTCCAtcagaattagaatctttaatgGGATCCAAAGAGTACACAAAATTCTGTGAAGAAGATAGTCATTAA
- the LOC107874876 gene encoding ent-kaurenoic acid oxidase 2-like, which yields MKYDIGLLFTVLMIGIVALYSFLKNANEWFCVKKLDKSQCILPPGDLGWPYIGNMLSFIRSYKYGDPESFISSFTTRYGNGGMYKAFMYGKPSIIITTPETCRQVLMDEEHFVLSFPKSVTDLTAKRTFHGVTRQQHKLLRQITTGSIIGPEALSIYIDYIKEIVVSVFDKCARREEPIELLTEMRKYASHVIMTIIMGTKIDQKWFDMFETEFAVFVDGIFALPVDLPGFSYHRALKARENLVKIFQLAIDERRVTNASDKSGTKRSILDLLLESKDEEGRKFSEEKIANILILYSSGGQISTGPTATWALLYLQEHPEYLQKAKEEQEDIVKRRPSSQTSLTLSEIRQMKYLSKVIDETLRLVNASSPIFREATSDVKMSDYTIPQGWKVLVWTRNLHMDPHNYPNPKEFNPSRWDDHETKPGQYLPFGAGRRFCPGADLARLEISVLLHYFLLNYRLERLSKSKVQYFPTIRHTDNCLARIRKLSAENV from the exons ATGAAGTATGACATTGGGTTGCTCTTCACAGTTTTGATGATTGGCATTGTTGCCCTttatagtttcttgaagaatgcaAATGAATGGTTTTGTGTGAAGAAATTGGACAAAAGTCAATGCATTTTACCTCCAGGTGATCTAGGTTGGCCTTATATTGGGAATATGTTGTCCTTTATCAGAAGTTATAAATATGGTGACCCTGAATCCTTCATCTCTTCATTTACCACCAG GTATGGCAATGGAGGGATGTACAAGGCGTTTATGTATGGGAAGCCAAGCATCATCATTACAACACCAGAAACATGCAGGCAGGTATTGATGGATGAAGAACATTTTGTGTTGAGCTTCCCAAAATCAGTGACAGATCTAACAGCAAAGAGAACATTTCACGGAGTTACAAGGCAGCAGCACAAGCTTCTGCGACAGATAACGACTGgttcaatcataggtcctgaggCGTTATCAATCTATATTGACTATATCAAGGAGATTGTTGTTTCTGTATTTGATAAGTGTGCTAGAAGGGAGGAGCCTATTGAATTGCTAACTGAAATGAGGAAGTATGCATCTCATGTGATCATGActatcattatgggtacaaaaaTTGATCAGAAATGGTTTGATATGTTTGAAACAGAGTTCGCTGTTTTTGTTGATGGAATTTTTGCCCTGCCAGTAGATCTACCAGGATTCTCTTACCACAGGGCACTCAAA GCGCGGGAGAACTTAGTCAAAATATTTCAATTAGCAATAGATGAAAGGAGGGTCACCAATGCTAGCGATAAATCTGGAACAAAGAGGAGTATTTTGGATTTATTGCTGGAGAGCAAAGATGAGGAGGGAAGGAAATTCAGTGAGGAAAAGATAGCCAACATACTAATTCTCTATTCCTCTGGCGGCCAGATATCCACTGGCCCTACAGCTACGTGGGCGCTTCTCTACCTGCAAGAACATCCAGAATACTTGCAGAAAGCTAAG gaggaacaagaggatatcGTAAAGAGAAGACCATCATCACAAACATCGCTAACCCTGAGTGAGATCAGACAAATGAAATATTTGTCCAAG GTAATCGATGAAACACTACGCCTTGTTAATGCCTCATCACCAATTTTTAGAGAAGCTACAAGTGATGTTAAAATGAGCG ACTACACTATACCTCAAGGGTGGAAGGTTTTGGTTTGGACAAGGAATTTACATATGGATCCTCATAATTATCCGAACCCTAAGGAATTCAATCCTTCAAGATGGGAT GATCATGAAACCAAGCCTGGGCAGTATCTTCCCTTTGGAGCCGGACGTAGGTTTTGTCCTGGTGCAGACTTGGCCAGGCTTGAAATTTCAGTTCTCCTCCATTATTTTCTTCTCAACTATAG GCTTGAGCGGCTTAGCAAGAGCAAGGTGCAATATTTTCCAACGATTAGGCATACTGACAATTGCCTTGCAAGAATTAGGAAGCTGTCTGCAGAGAATGTGTGA